The genomic stretch GAAGGATATTCCGGAAAAGATTGCTCATTATGACGGGTTGTTTAACAACACGATCCTGACAAACCTGATCTTTTCAAAAGTAAATGAAAACGGTTCCATTACCGCACAGCAATCCGAGATATATTTTATTTACATGACGGATGAACTGATCACGGATGAGGCGTCATACGCTAATATGGGACGTTCGGCCCGGGCGGCATACACGTATGATCCGGATATATTCTTAGAAGAAGATTACAGTGCCGAGTGGAGTGCGGCCTATCAGCAGATTTATTTATACAATGTTATCGCCAACGGTGTGATGGATGCCGAGGACGGAACGACCCAGAAGAAAAAGGAACTTTTGGCCGAGGCTAGGGTGGGACGTGCATTCATGCATTTTTATCTGACCCAATTCTTCTGTAAACCTTATCAAGAAGCGACGGCAGCAACTGATCCCGGTGTGCCTGTCGTGACAAAGGCTAATTCAGGGGAGACCTCTTTCTCCCGGGGAACGGTAAAAGACGTGTATGATTTTGTTACCAAAGAATTGGAAGAAGCTTGTCCTGATTTACCGTTACAGACTCAACATCGTCAGCGGGTGTATCGTGCCGCCGGTTATTTCATGTTAGGTAAAGTGTATATGGCAATGGGTGAATACGGTAAAGCTTTGAAGGCTTTGGAAATTGCCTACGAGGGAACTCAAAATTCATCCATTATCTTGGAATTGTTTGATTATAACCAAGAGATTTATAATTGGGGTTACACGGGAGCTCCCAATACATGGGGAATGTCGTGTACTTATCCGATCAACTTGAGTGAAGATAATAATGAATTGATATACAACAAACAGGTAAGCATCCTGCCGATTACTTTATTCCTGTATCCCCCGCAAGTGTACGTGAAACCGGAATACATGGCTTTGTACTCGAAGAATGACCATCGGGCGAAGTTTTTCAGTGACAAGGATTATACCGGGGTAACTCAATGGCCTTATTCGAAGAGAGTGTGTCGCTACATGTTTACCGTTTGTGGCGATCTCCCGGATTTGTACTTGATGCTGGCGGAATGT from Butyricimonas virosa encodes the following:
- a CDS encoding RagB/SusD family nutrient uptake outer membrane protein yields the protein MKTRYNIFFLLWGLLLCGCDDFLDVKPKGKDIPEKIAHYDGLFNNTILTNLIFSKVNENGSITAQQSEIYFIYMTDELITDEASYANMGRSARAAYTYDPDIFLEEDYSAEWSAAYQQIYLYNVIANGVMDAEDGTTQKKKELLAEARVGRAFMHFYLTQFFCKPYQEATAATDPGVPVVTKANSGETSFSRGTVKDVYDFVTKELEEACPDLPLQTQHRQRVYRAAGYFMLGKVYMAMGEYGKALKALEIAYEGTQNSSIILELFDYNQEIYNWGYTGAPNTWGMSCTYPINLSEDNNELIYNKQVSILPITLFLYPPQVYVKPEYMALYSKNDHRAKFFSDKDYTGVTQWPYSKRVCRYMFTVCGDLPDLYLMLAECKARTGDETGARADLLTLREKRMPAAEAAIPASVNSKEKLIRFVLEERTREFMMSGMRWFDIRRLWNDPLFQDDKKNYTHKVGEQTYTLTEDRLTYRIPPKVMSFNSGWVDNN